The sequence ATTTCTGTGAAAATTTAATATTATAATGAAAAATCTTGATATTAACAAACTTAATATATTATTGTAAGTATTATTATATAAAGTGCGAATGTTATTGCTGTTATTATATAAAAATTGTATTGACATAAATTTTATCTATGATAAAATAAAGACAATAAAATCGTCATAAATAAAATGACATAATTTAATTCATTTATTATCAGAGGTGTTGGAATTATGAAGAAAACCGTTGCTGTTCTCGGCGCAGGAAATTCTGGGCGCGCCCTTGCCGCGGATGCGGCTCTTGGTGGACATCCTGTACGCCTTTTTGAATTCCCTGAATTTGCGGAATCTCTTAGTGCCCTCAAAAAGTCAAAAACTATAGAGGTTGTTGGAACGCAGGTAAACGCGAAAAATTTTCATCGTGAAGGTATTGCTAAACTTGATATGGTAACTACAGATATAGCTAAAGCCATGAAAGGCGCGGAAATTATCGCGTTGTCTGTACAAGCAGTAGGTTTTGAAAAATTTTTCCGTGCTATGATCCCTCATTTTGAAGATGGGCAGGTGGTAGTCCTCTATCCTGACAACTATGGTACGCTTATTCTCCGCAGACTCATGCGCGAAATGGGGTGCTCCAAAAAGATAATTATCGGGGGATGGTCAAGTCTGCCATATGGCGCCAGGATTCTCGATTATGGGTCGCTGAATAGAGTTGCCCTCTCATATCGGGCTGTATCTCTGCGCGGCGATAGCCTGCCCAGCGGCGACAGAGAACAATTCTTTAACGCGATGAAGGAATTCGCACCAATGGATTCCGTTACATTTGTTGCCGGGGATACGGTGCTTGATACCGGCTTCTGCAATGTCAACCCAATCCTTCATGTTCCCGCTACTCTTCTTAACGCTGGTGCTATAGATAATTGGGGTAAAATCGACTATGTTGGAGCAATGGATGTTTATTACTGTATATATCACTATGCTTTTTCGGAAAATATATCAAAAGTTCAGTATGCTTTCTATCTTGAAGAGGTCAAGATAGCCGAAGCGCTAGGTGTTGGCATTCAGACTTATCCAGAAGATGTATTTTTCTCTCGTATGAGTCTACTTGGCGAGGAATGCCTTGGCAAAGGCTACAGAACCCCACTTGACAAGAATCTTCCCGAAGTAATAGGGATGGTTTACAACAAAAATGATCGTTTTACCCTCAAAAGCCGCTATATTACAGAAGATGTTCCCGTTGGATGCAAAATATATAAAGAACTGGCCCGACTCATGGGGGTTGAGACGCCTATAATCGACAGCATGATGGTTTTGGCTGGCACAATGAATGGGGTTGATTACTTTAAAGAGGGTTTCGATCTTGAATATCTCGGTATAAAAGGAATGGATAAAGAGCAGCTTCTAACATATCTCAGAGAGGGTAGGATATAGCCAGGTTATAAGGAGGTTGATTCGTATGGCAATTTGCAATGCAAACCCTGAAATATGGAGGCAGCTCCAGCCGAGGCAGAAAGACGAAATATACGATGTCTCTTTGAGAATATTACGGGAGATTGGTGTACGAGTCGGCTCGGCATCGGCAAGAAAACGTCTCGGCAGTAACGGTGCCAGAGTTTGCGGAGAAGTAGTATATATTACCGACGAAATGGTCTCATCTGCGCTAAAAACATCGCCGAGCGTCTTTAAGATATACAGGACAACAGGAGAAGAAGCCATGCTTCTTGACGGCAGAAGCGTCTACTTTGGTTCCGGAACTGACAGTGTAAAATATCTTGATCCTTTCAACGGTGGCATTACCCCATGTAATAGAGAATCGGTCCTCGTGATGTCTATGCTTACAGAGATGCTTCCCAATATAGATTTTATCGATGCGGTTGGCATGATATCCGATATAGACACCAGACTGGGCAGCCGTTTTGCGTTTTCAATCGCCCTTGCAAACACTACTAAAGTTCTCAACTTTTGCGCAGATACTGCGGAAAGCTATAAAGATATAATACAGCTTGCTGCGGATTTTTCAGGTGGTAGCGAAAATTTAAAGAAAAAGCCATTTTTATTCGGTTATAGCGAACCGGTGTCTCCACTTTTTCACAGCGGAGATGGATGTGACAAACTTGATGTCTGTGCAAGGGCGGGCGTGCCTGTAGTTTATATGCCATACTGCATGAGGGGAGGAACAGCACCGATCACATTCGGGGGTGCTATGGTCCAGAGTATGGCGGAAATACTTTCAGGGCTTGTTATTCACCAGAGTTGTGTACCAGGAGCACCCTTCATCATGGGCTGTATGCCTTCGGTTTTTGACATGAAAACTACTGTCGGAGCCTATGGTGCAGCGGAATTCCATCACGGAGTGCTCGTTTCGTCGGAAATGGCAGACTACTTTGGCTTGCCGTTTTACGGAACGGGTGGTACGACAGATGCAGGGACATTAGACTTTCAGGCGGGGGCCGAAAGCATGATGTGCTTCATGTCCAGTATGGCTGGCAAGATAAATTTTGTGCACGATGTAGGCACTCTTTGTCATAACGTAGTGCTCTCTCCGGAATTTCTTGTTATGTGCAACGATATGATTGATAATTTGAGAATATTTAAACAAAAAATTAATTTCAACTATGAGGATTACAGGTTTGAGCTTATAAGAGAAACAGGTCCTTCAGGACATTATCTTACCCACGACGATACCCTTACTAATTTCAAGAAAATTAAATATTCAAAGTTCTTTACAAGGGATGTTTCTTATGAGACACCCAACAACATGGCCGAGAAGTTAAGAAAGGAAACACAGAAATTAATAAAAAATTTTGTTCCACCATCGTACTCTGAAGCTCAGATTGAGGCTATTAAATCCGCAGAAAAATGTTGGAGGAAGTCTGCATCATAATAATTTATACAGGGAGGGGATATTATGTATTATCTTCCAAGAGACAGAGATATAGATTATGTTGAAGAAAGGGGGCGATACTGTTCTGGCGCCGGATTAGGGGTGCTCCTTGTAGATGAGATTTACCCTGCATTTCCAGGAGATGTTAGAAACCCGAGCGCATTTTCATATCCGATACAGTACGAAGTGGTTGATGGAATGGACATCCAAGGACTGATTCGATCGGAAAACAAAGAACAGTACCTTGCGAGGATTATCAAGGCTGCAAAAAAGCTGGAAAGAATGGGATGCAAGGCGCTGATCGGTGAGTGCGGTTACTTTTCGTATTTTCAAAGAGAAGTGGCTGACGCAGTAAATATTCCAGCATTCATGTCCAGTTTGCTGCAAATAAGATGGGCTCAGTCTGTAATTGGAGCAAAAAAAGTTGTGGGTGTTTTGATGTCTGGCAAAGCTGAAATGCTGGAGAAACATCTTACAAACGTAGGCGTAGAATTGAATACAAATTATGTTGTTGAAGGCGCCATGGATGGCGGCAATTGTCATCAGTTTCATCTTTTATGGGACTATCGCTTCAGAGAAGGGCCGGCACGCGCAAGTTATAAAGAAGCAGAAAGAGATTTCGTAAAGTGTGCGGTTGATTTTTACAGGGGATACCCAAATATGGGAGCCATGGTATTGGAATGCACTGGATTTCCGCCTTTTGCACGTGCTATACAAAGAGAAATAGATATACCAATTTTCAGTTGGGCGACATTAATGGATTATGCCTATCTAATTACGAGACACAGAGATTTTTACGGTAATATTTAATTTTTCATAGTAATACAATAAAAAACTAAACGGAGGAATTGACATGTCAAAAAAAATATTCGCAGTTTGTACGATAGCGGTATGCATTTCATTCTTAATTGGTTTTGTAGGTATAGGTGAAGCAAAACCTTTGCTTGTTCGTATTGGCGGGCAGGTCCCTGTAGACCAGATGGGTTCTATAGCTATTAATGAAATAGCTAAAGAAATTGAGACAAAAACCAACGGAGCGATAAAAGCCCGTACATATCCTGCAAGCCAGCTCGGAGACTATGTTCTCATGTATGAGGAACTTATGCGCGGTGACCTCGACATGGCGATGATCACCGCTCCTACGCACGTGGACACCAGGTTTGTTCTTCCATGGATGCCATACCCTGCAAAAGGCTGGAATGATGCCAAACGCGTTTTCGACAAGAATGGATGGCTTGTCAAAACGATGATTGCTGCGCATAAGGAAAAAGGTGTGAGATTTATGGGGTTTTTCATGAATGGATTCGGCGGCGTGGGTACGACAAAACCGGTAAAGAATATTTTGGATTTTGCAGTGCCTAAGAATATAGTTCTTCGCTGTTCACCCATCGCTCATTCAAGATATTTAGTGGAATCTCTAAACTTCAGAAGCGTAACTATTCCGTATGCCGAACTTTACGTATCTCTCCAGACTGGTGTAGCAGACGGATGGGTCGGTGGAAACCCTGCATATAACTATACCGGCTTCAGGGATGTCGTTAAATATTATTACCAGATTAATAATGAGGTCAACGCAGATCAGGTTCTAATAAGCGAAACAACATGGAAAAAGTTTACACCAGAGCAACAGAAAATAGTTACAGAAGCGATAGAGAGGCAAAATAAAAGAAGTTTCGAGTCGGCCGAAGCAGAGGATCAAAAGTATATAGACCTTATGAAGAAATCTGGCATAAAGGTTTATACATATACAGAAGAAGAACTTTCGAAAACTGCGGAACATGTGAGATCCGTCGTGTGGGAACAGATGAAACCTGACTTAGGCGAGAATTTATATAAAGAGCTTGTTAAAGAGTTCAATATAAAATAAGGTTTTGCTTCTACGCGGCGCGTTTGTTATCAATTTTTGATTGGTTATGTATGCGCCGCATTTATACATACATATTATATTTTAGCCATAAAGAGGAGATGAAACTGTAATGACAAAAACTTCGTTTGGCTATAAATTTATTGGTGCATTAGATATTATACAAAAGGGCGTTTTGATTATCTCTACAGCTACGGTTCTGGCACTCTTAGGAACGTCGATAATATGCAGATATGTTTTGCATGTCAATATGTATGGACTAGAAGAATTAGTGCAAATGGCTGGCTACTACCTTTACTTTATGGGAGCCGGTTTCAGCGTGAGGCTTGGGTATGAAATAAAGGCGGATATGGTAGACCTTTTCCCTGTCAGGCAAAAAGTGAAAGATTATATACATGCGGCGGCAAACGTCATCTCCGTAATTTTAGCGTTTTTGTTTGTGTATTGGGGGTTTCTTATGATTGGATGGGGAGTGAAAGTAAATCCTGTTACGCCAGGGTTGCGCTTGCCTATCATGATATCTTACATCGGTGTTGAAGCTGGATTTGTCTTTGGTTTCATTTATACGCTGATTAATGCCTATAAGTTCTGTAAGTTATTAAAATGCTCATAAGGTTGGTGGCTAAACTATGACATTAATTTCCATGATTGTCCTTTTAATAGCTCTGGCTGTTGGCATACCAGTAGCACTGGCGTTTCTTGCTTCTACGGCATGCTTTGTGATTGGCGGATACTCCCCTGCGCAGCTTGTTCCTTATGGTTTCAACAAGGCTGGAGCGATGGTGCTGATTGCGATAGCAATGTTCATACTCGCCGGTCAGCTGATGCGCAAAGGTGAAATTGGCGATAAACTTATTGACCTTGTAGAATTAAAAGCATCGAGGATAAAGGCTGGCCTGGGAGTTGTGGGGGTTGTTTCATGCGCGTTGTTCGGCTCATGTACTGGAAGCGCAAGTGCAACCATTTCCTGCATAGGTTCTATATTGTTTCCGCGGCTTGAAAAGGCAGGATATCCAAAAGCTCATTCCGCCGCATTACTCTCTAATGCCGCCACATTAGGCATGCTTATTCCGCCGAGCGGAACGATGATTCTTTATGCATGGCTTGGAGGGCAGTCTGTGCTTGCCTGTTTTCTCGCTTCCGTTATTCCTGGCATAATATTAACGGCTCAGTTTTCTCTTATTAACTGTTTCTTAATGAGAAATGTTGATTTGGTAAGAATACCAAAGATGAGTAAAGAAGAAAAAAGAAAAGAATCCAGCCGTAGGACAAAAAAAGCGCTTCCGGCCTTCGTGATGCCTATAATCGTCTTAGGCGGTATATACAGCGGTCTTATGACGCCCACGGAGGCAGCGGGGTGTGCCGCTATTTATGCCATTCCTCTAGGGTTATATATCTATAAGACAACGACATGTAAAGAGATTTTAGACTGCTTTGTCGATTCCGCCGCTAATGCTGGAGCGATAATGTTTATGTTGTTTTCTGTTATGATACTGAGCAAGTTGTATATTATGGAAGATGTTCCTAATCAGATAGTAGATTTGCTACTATATGTATCAGATAATAAATATGTAATTTTGATGATGATTAATGTTTTTTTATTTATCATTGGAATGATTATGGACGACACCAGCGGTATTCTCCTTGTTACCCCGATACTTGTCCCAATAATATTAAAGCTGGGTTTTGATCCTATACATTTTTCAGCGATTGTTGCAGTTAATCTTGGAATGGGCAACACTACTCCTCCAGCCGCTCCTCTTCTCTATCTAGGCTCGCGCCTTGGAGACGCTCCGCTGGGCGATATGCTGAAACCATGTTTCTATCTGATAATTTTTGGCTGGATACCAAATCTTATTCTCACAACGTACTGCCCTATTTTATCAACATGGCTCCCGAAACTGATACTTGGATAAATGTACGAAGAGGGAATTGATATGTCGCAAATTTTAGAGACAATAGCAGGGGCGCTTGCGGACGGCGCTGTCGATAACGTGAAGAACGGCGTCAGAAAGGCCATAGACGATGGGGTTTCAGCTAAAGACATATTAAGTAAAGGGTTAATCTCAGGCATGGATAAAGTCGGTTTGCTTTTTAAAGACGGTGAGATGTTTGTGCCTGAAGTTCTTGTCGCAGCAAAAGCTATGCAGGCCGGGTTGGAAATAATTAAACCTTTGCTGTTGTCTGACGGAGTGCAATCCGTTGGAAAGATTCTCATGGTGACCGTAGAGGGGGATCTTCATGATATCGGCGTCAAATTAGTAGGAATGATGCTTGAGGGTGCGGGCTTTGAGGTAATTAATCTGGGGGTCGACATCCCAGCCGCTAAAATTATTGAAAAAGTTAAAGAGTTGCGCCCTGACATTTTGGGGCTTTCGGCAATGCTGACAACTACGATGGCCTCGATGAAGAATGTTATGGATGCGCTTAAGGAAGAGGGATTGCTGGATAATATAAAGGTTATGGTTGGCGGAGCGCCTCTT is a genomic window of Synergistes jonesii containing:
- a CDS encoding TRAP transporter large permease: MTLISMIVLLIALAVGIPVALAFLASTACFVIGGYSPAQLVPYGFNKAGAMVLIAIAMFILAGQLMRKGEIGDKLIDLVELKASRIKAGLGVVGVVSCALFGSCTGSASATISCIGSILFPRLEKAGYPKAHSAALLSNAATLGMLIPPSGTMILYAWLGGQSVLACFLASVIPGIILTAQFSLINCFLMRNVDLVRIPKMSKEEKRKESSRRTKKALPAFVMPIIVLGGIYSGLMTPTEAAGCAAIYAIPLGLYIYKTTTCKEILDCFVDSAANAGAIMFMLFSVMILSKLYIMEDVPNQIVDLLLYVSDNKYVILMMINVFLFIIGMIMDDTSGILLVTPILVPIILKLGFDPIHFSAIVAVNLGMGNTTPPAAPLLYLGSRLGDAPLGDMLKPCFYLIIFGWIPNLILTTYCPILSTWLPKLILG
- a CDS encoding trimethylamine methyltransferase family protein; translation: MAICNANPEIWRQLQPRQKDEIYDVSLRILREIGVRVGSASARKRLGSNGARVCGEVVYITDEMVSSALKTSPSVFKIYRTTGEEAMLLDGRSVYFGSGTDSVKYLDPFNGGITPCNRESVLVMSMLTEMLPNIDFIDAVGMISDIDTRLGSRFAFSIALANTTKVLNFCADTAESYKDIIQLAADFSGGSENLKKKPFLFGYSEPVSPLFHSGDGCDKLDVCARAGVPVVYMPYCMRGGTAPITFGGAMVQSMAEILSGLVIHQSCVPGAPFIMGCMPSVFDMKTTVGAYGAAEFHHGVLVSSEMADYFGLPFYGTGGTTDAGTLDFQAGAESMMCFMSSMAGKINFVHDVGTLCHNVVLSPEFLVMCNDMIDNLRIFKQKINFNYEDYRFELIRETGPSGHYLTHDDTLTNFKKIKYSKFFTRDVSYETPNNMAEKLRKETQKLIKNFVPPSYSEAQIEAIKSAEKCWRKSAS
- a CDS encoding aspartate/glutamate racemase family protein, which codes for MYYLPRDRDIDYVEERGRYCSGAGLGVLLVDEIYPAFPGDVRNPSAFSYPIQYEVVDGMDIQGLIRSENKEQYLARIIKAAKKLERMGCKALIGECGYFSYFQREVADAVNIPAFMSSLLQIRWAQSVIGAKKVVGVLMSGKAEMLEKHLTNVGVELNTNYVVEGAMDGGNCHQFHLLWDYRFREGPARASYKEAERDFVKCAVDFYRGYPNMGAMVLECTGFPPFARAIQREIDIPIFSWATLMDYAYLITRHRDFYGNI
- a CDS encoding corrinoid protein — protein: MSQILETIAGALADGAVDNVKNGVRKAIDDGVSAKDILSKGLISGMDKVGLLFKDGEMFVPEVLVAAKAMQAGLEIIKPLLLSDGVQSVGKILMVTVEGDLHDIGVKLVGMMLEGAGFEVINLGVDIPAAKIIEKVKELRPDILGLSAMLTTTMASMKNVMDALKEEGLLDNIKVMVGGAPLSPMYAEKIGAHYSADSNEAVFLAKSLIKKT
- a CDS encoding NAD/NADP-dependent octopine/nopaline dehydrogenase family protein codes for the protein MKKTVAVLGAGNSGRALAADAALGGHPVRLFEFPEFAESLSALKKSKTIEVVGTQVNAKNFHREGIAKLDMVTTDIAKAMKGAEIIALSVQAVGFEKFFRAMIPHFEDGQVVVLYPDNYGTLILRRLMREMGCSKKIIIGGWSSLPYGARILDYGSLNRVALSYRAVSLRGDSLPSGDREQFFNAMKEFAPMDSVTFVAGDTVLDTGFCNVNPILHVPATLLNAGAIDNWGKIDYVGAMDVYYCIYHYAFSENISKVQYAFYLEEVKIAEALGVGIQTYPEDVFFSRMSLLGEECLGKGYRTPLDKNLPEVIGMVYNKNDRFTLKSRYITEDVPVGCKIYKELARLMGVETPIIDSMMVLAGTMNGVDYFKEGFDLEYLGIKGMDKEQLLTYLREGRI
- the dctP gene encoding TRAP transporter substrate-binding protein DctP, translating into MSKKIFAVCTIAVCISFLIGFVGIGEAKPLLVRIGGQVPVDQMGSIAINEIAKEIETKTNGAIKARTYPASQLGDYVLMYEELMRGDLDMAMITAPTHVDTRFVLPWMPYPAKGWNDAKRVFDKNGWLVKTMIAAHKEKGVRFMGFFMNGFGGVGTTKPVKNILDFAVPKNIVLRCSPIAHSRYLVESLNFRSVTIPYAELYVSLQTGVADGWVGGNPAYNYTGFRDVVKYYYQINNEVNADQVLISETTWKKFTPEQQKIVTEAIERQNKRSFESAEAEDQKYIDLMKKSGIKVYTYTEEELSKTAEHVRSVVWEQMKPDLGENLYKELVKEFNIK
- a CDS encoding TRAP transporter small permease; protein product: MTKTSFGYKFIGALDIIQKGVLIISTATVLALLGTSIICRYVLHVNMYGLEELVQMAGYYLYFMGAGFSVRLGYEIKADMVDLFPVRQKVKDYIHAAANVISVILAFLFVYWGFLMIGWGVKVNPVTPGLRLPIMISYIGVEAGFVFGFIYTLINAYKFCKLLKCS